A window of Halopseudomonas sabulinigri genomic DNA:
GGCTTGACCGGCGGAGCCAGCATCAACGCCCTGCTGACCGCGATCCTTTGTGCCCTGGTGGTCAATTGCAGCCGCAGCCAGCATTTCTGGGTGCGTAGCGCCTGGCTGCTCTACTTGCTGCCCTTGCTGTTGCTGATCGCCAGCAACGTACTTGAGCATCGCGTACTACCGCCGCTGGAGATGCTGCGCAGCCTGCTGGTGGGTGTCAGCGCCAGCCTGTTGGCCTGCTGGCTGGTGGAGCGCGTGAGCCCGATGACGCCACTGGCCAAACCTCTGCGCTGGGTTATCGCCAGTTGGCCCTTTATCGCCGCGGCCTGGTTACTCTGGTAGCGGCAGGATGCACCGCGCCTCAGGCCTGTAGTACCTCCAGCCATTCAGTGATCTGCTGCAAGCGCTCGGCCGGATGATCCAACGCCAGCAGGTGGGTTTTCTGATCCAAACTGAACGGCAGCAAGTAGGCGAGCTGATAAGCCAGCGCCTGCTGGCTGCGGCCGATCGGCGGCAAGCCCAGACCGGACGCCAGCGGGTGCTCCAGCAAGGCAGCGTGCAGGGTTTCCAGCTCGTCATGTGCCACCACCAGGTTGTCGTCTTCCGCCTCGGCGCGCCATTGCACCTGTGCCAGCACCAGACCGTCGGCAGCCACCTCCACGTCGCTTACCTGCGCGCGGCGACCGCCCAGCACCCGGATGCCCAGCAACCCGTTATCGCGCTGCTGAAAATCGACTATTTGCGCCTCACAGCCCAAGGCACTGAACCGCAGGTCGCCGGTACCGGACTCTGGGCCCTTTTCCAGCGCCACGACCACAAAGCCCTCGCCTGCCTTGAAGCAGCGGCTGACCATATCCAGGTAGCGCGCCTCAAACAGCTGCAGATCCAGCGTACAGCCCGGCAGCAATACTGTTTTAAGCGGAAATAATGCGGTTTTTTCGCTCATTCGATCCTCTTGTCATCCATCGCCGTCAGGCATAGCCTTCAGCAGGAAGGTCGAATCATTCAGCAAACCAATATAAGGCCGCGACTGATTGACCCCCTCGCCGGCGCTTGCAACCATTCACCCGGAAACGCTTGTGCCGGCAGGTTAGCATTGCAGCGGGCAGGTATGCACACCCCCAGCGGGCCACAATAAGAGTCACGGAGAACGCCATGACAGCTATACCAGTTAGCGAACTTACCTCATTGATCGGCAAGGATATGGGCCACTCGGAATGGCTGCAGATCGATCAGGAGCGGGTCAACCAGTTTGCCGAGTGCACCGGCGATCACCAGTTCATCCACATCGATGAAGAAAAAGCCAAACAGACGCCCTTCGGCGGCACCATCGCCCACGGCTTCCTGTCGCTGTCGTTGCTGCCAGCGCTCTCTGCCGGCCTGATGCCGCGCCCTGAAGGCCTGAAAATGGCTGTCAACTACGGCATGGATAGCCTGCGCTTCATCCAGCCGGTACGTGTCGGCTCACGCGTGCGCCTGCACACCACCATTCTGGATGTCACCGAGAAGAATCCGGGGCAATGGCTGATGAAGGCACGCAACACCCTGGAAATCGAAGGCGTCGACAAGCCAGCGTTCATTTCCGAAGGTCTGTCGCTGTACTTCGTGTGAAGTAACACCGGTAGTCGCTGCGGGCAGGCCACGCACCTGCCCGTGCATCCTCCCCGCGCGCGCCGCTCATTACTCCCCTTGCGGGCCAGCCTCGCCCCACCGCGGCAGCAGCTGCTGCTCGATTCCCAGCTGATTTAGAATCCGCGCCACAACAAAGTCGATCAGATCGGCAACCGACTCGGGATGCTGATAAAAACCCGGACTGGCCGGCAGAATAACCGCGCCCATCTGGCTCAGCTTGAGCATGTTTTCCAGGTGGATAGTCGAAAACGGCGCTTCGCGAGGCACCAGAATCAGCTTGCGGCGCTCTTTCAGGGCCACGTCCGCCGCCCGCTCGATAAGGTTATTGCTGGCCCCTGTGGCAATCGCCGAGAGCGACCCGGTGGAACAGGGGCAAACCACCATGGCGGCTGGTGCACCGCTGCCGGAGGCGACGGGCGCCATCCAGTCCTGCTTGCCATATACCCTGATCTGCCCCGGCCTGGCAGCAAACTGGTCGGTCAGATACAGTTCCAGCGCCTGCGGCTTGGCCGGCAATTGCCACCGCGTCTCGGTCGCCACGACCAACTGGGCTGC
This region includes:
- a CDS encoding LON peptidase substrate-binding domain-containing protein, with the translated sequence MSEKTALFPLKTVLLPGCTLDLQLFEARYLDMVSRCFKAGEGFVVVALEKGPESGTGDLRFSALGCEAQIVDFQQRDNGLLGIRVLGGRRAQVSDVEVAADGLVLAQVQWRAEAEDDNLVVAHDELETLHAALLEHPLASGLGLPPIGRSQQALAYQLAYLLPFSLDQKTHLLALDHPAERLQQITEWLEVLQA
- a CDS encoding MaoC family dehydratase, which translates into the protein MTAIPVSELTSLIGKDMGHSEWLQIDQERVNQFAECTGDHQFIHIDEEKAKQTPFGGTIAHGFLSLSLLPALSAGLMPRPEGLKMAVNYGMDSLRFIQPVRVGSRVRLHTTILDVTEKNPGQWLMKARNTLEIEGVDKPAFISEGLSLYFV
- a CDS encoding flavin prenyltransferase UbiX → MAELQRVTLAVTGASGAQYAMRLLECLVQAGVEVSFLISQAAQLVVATETRWQLPAKPQALELYLTDQFAARPGQIRVYGKQDWMAPVASGSGAPAAMVVCPCSTGSLSAIATGASNNLIERAADVALKERRKLILVPREAPFSTIHLENMLKLSQMGAVILPASPGFYQHPESVADLIDFVVARILNQLGIEQQLLPRWGEAGPQGE